GGTAATTTTCTTAAAAGTGTCTTCATTCATTTCACTATACATCAAGATCGCCAAACTTTCATAAGCGTTTACATGCTGGACTTCCGACCAGTAGGCCCCCTTATCGCCAGTTCGTTTCATGTCCATCGCTCCATTTTCAGTCATGGTTTTTTCCATGATGAATTTGGTCCATGGTTTAAATAATCCTGCTAACCTTCCTTCTCGATCTCGGATTGCTGGGGAGTAAACCACAGCGGCTTTCAACTCAGGTTGCTGACTTGCCAATAAAAGAGTCAATGCTCCTCCCATCGAGGTCCCTACGACAATCACGGAATCTCCAAGGCTCTTTCCAATTTGAAAGGCCTCACCAACTCCGTCAGCAAGCATCTGGGCAGTCAAATAAGCCATGCCATTTGCTCTTCGGATTCCGTGCTCAGGCAATCGAGTTACGAACACATTGGCTCCAAAATGCTCTCCCAAAAACCGGTGAACGGGGTCTCCCTCCATCGGTCCGGCACCAAAGCCATGAATGTAAACTATCGAGTAGGGAGTTTTTCGTTTATTCAACGAATCAGCCCATTGGATATAAGCTTCGTTTCCTGGTTTTAATCCGATGACTGTATCTTCCCGCTGCTGCAAGTAATCTTCTAAGTCTGCAACTCGGGTAGGCACCTCAGGGAAATGAATGGTGAGCTTTTGTCCGTCCACCTTTGGGCCAAGGATGTAAGTGATGGCCAAGATCATGGCTGTGGCAAATAGCCCCAGGAAGATTTTTCGAAGCATGTTTAGCTAGTTTTTAAATAGGGTGAAGTAGAATCACGGAAAATGATGCTACCATCCCGCAAAAATAGAAATGTGCGGGTTTTTAATTGGGAATAATTTTCGGGTTGAAAATTTAGCTGAGTTCCTAGGTATACAGAAACCCGATCAAAGTCTCTCAATTCATTGATTGATTTTCCTTCTGAAGTTTTTAAAAGATAGGAAATGTCCATTCCAGCGGGTATTCCTGAGAAAGGCTCGAGCAAAACGACCGTGATGGTAGCAATATTTCGAATGGAATAAATCCCTAGGCAACTTATCCCTTCTGGATTAGAAAAGAATGGATCAGGTTCCGTGTTTCCATTGACTTCAATATCCAATTCGAGATTGAAGGAAAATTCCTTCACGTTAACCGTATCTTCTTGTGGCCTTGCCTGCTGATTTTTAAAAGGTCCAAAATAAACGCGCTTGATTCCAGTAGCTTCAGCTAGGGGGACGTTCAAGCAACGATCCGAAGAGGAATCGAGCGGTTCGATGCAGCCATCAAACATTAGGATTACTCCTAGCAGCAGGACCAAAGTCATTTTCCAGTTGGAATTTGAATAAAAATGGTACCGATTCATCGTTCTTGATTTTAATAATAGTAGGATGGACTAGTGTCAACTCTCATTTAAAGGAAGTTCAATTCTAGAACTGATTCAACTATCATTCTATAGGAATCACTTTCCTTAGTCCAAGTTATCGATTCTATCAAACACTTAAAAACTCCCTTGATTTTAGATTAACTGATCGATTGAATTTGTGTTGAATCGACCAATTGGTGTACACTTGCGGACAGGATATTTTTTAAGATGTTTTTTTTCAGACACTTAGAAATTTTTTTTTACTCTTAAAAAGTTTAAATTTTTTCATCTCTATGCAACCTTCTTATCAAATGTGTTTGATCCAAAACTGTTCGGAGATGTAACACTCGGACGGGATTTTCTCAGTATCGGTCGGAAAATTTGCTGATTTCAGAGGAAGAAGTGATCTAGCAAACCTTGAAGGAGTGCTAATTTCTCTTAACAAACTGACTGGATTTTTTGAATGTGAATTGGCATGCGGCGCACTTGGTACAGCCTTCGCAAAAGGATTATCACAACACTAAACCAACAAACTATTATGAAAACCTTATTCACTTTCGCACTTGCAGGAGCTCTTTCATTAAGCAGCCTTGCCGCAAACGCCGCTGACGATTTGATGTCACTTTCTTCAGCTCAAGCTAAATTTAAAAAAATCAATGTCCTTCTTAAAGAAGGTATCGGAGAAGCTAAAGTTGCTCTCTTTGATGCATCAGGCAAAAAACTCCATCAACGAAAAGTAAATGTCACGGATGAGCAATTGATTTTGCCTTACAATTTGGAGGACATGCCAGTAGGGGAATACAAAGTTCAGATCACTACTCCAGAAGAAAATGTTGAGTATCGGGTGAATACCTTTGACCATGCACCATCACCTGAGAGCTTGCCATTGGTGGCTTTTGGAAAAGCCATTGATGATGAAACAATCAGCCTTACCGTGGTTGGATTAACTGAACCGGGGGTGGAAGTTGAAATTAGAAGTGCTAAAACTGACCGTAAAATTTATGTGGAGCATATTGATCAAGAGGATGGGTTTAAAAAGCAATATTCTCTTCGAGGAGTAGATTCTGATGAAGTTTACGTCAAAGTCACAGATGCACTAGGACGAGTCAAGAACCTGTATTTCTAACCAACAAGAATCCATCAAGCAGAAAGCCCTGAAAAATTTTCAGGGCTTTCTGTTTTTTTGAAATGGTAGGTTCTACTTACCTAAGGATAATTCCCAGATATGATCAGTAAGTTGAGCTGCCATGGCTTCTAAATCTATTCCCAAGAGTTCACGGTTGGTTCTAAGGGCGATCGCCCGTTCTTCTTCTGGCAATTGATTAAATCCCTTCCAAGCTCCTAAAATACTTCCTGCGAGTGCGGCAGTGGTGTCATTGTCTCGACCATAATTCACCAGAAAAATGAGTGTGGATTTAAAGTCAAAATCCGCATACAACATGGCCGTGAGGGTTTGAAGGTATATTTCACCTGCATGGAATGGCATGTCTTGCTGCTTTTGATCTAATTGTTGGAAAGCGAAATTCAAAGCAGGGCTAGATAAAGCCAGTCTGTCAGGCGTGCTATCTTGTTTCTTTGCCTCATTTGCGATCCATTTCGCTTGTTCAAACAGTTTAAACGCAGATCGTCCAACCAGCCTGCTTTGAAAATAGCCTTCCGTATCAATTCGTATACTTGCCAAAAGGCTGTCTGAACTTGCATTTTTATTCATTCCTGCTGCTGTCATGGCAGCAGATAAAGCAGTCAAGTCTCTCGCATATCCCAAGTCAAAAATGGAAAGTTTGTAAGCTTGCTGATAAGCTATTTCTGGATCTCCCGGATAAAAAAGTCCAAGTGTAGGTGCATAAAGTAATCCTGCACAAACCATTTCTCCCCCATAAAATTTGGACAAAGAATCCGAATAGGCGAGGTAATCGGCTTGGACAAATGGAACTGCTACTTTATACCATTCGGAGAGCCAGTTCACTTTCATCAAAGTTTCTTCGTAGCCCTCGGGGGAATTGTCTTTGAGTTGGTCAAATTCTTTAATAAAGGACTCATACTTTTCAATAATCGATTTTGCAAAAAGTTGTGGCGCTAAAGCATCTGATTTTTGTTTTGTTAAGTAGTCCGCAGTAAGCATTTTCCATCGAGTATCATCTGTCGTCCCACCTGCTGGTAAATTGGCAATCCAAATTCCTTCTGGGGAGGTTTCCCGAATCATGGAATCGAGACTGCTCACAAAACCAAAGGTCCCTTGAATCGCTTCTCTGCTCCACATTTCTGTGGGTGCTCCCATAGCGTCGCCGATCGCACCGCCGACCAATGATCCTAGAATCCGGTCATAGAGTTCTTCTTTAGAAAGTTCAAGTGGCTTTCTGATTATAGTTTCTTCCCTGAGTTCATTTTTTTGCTGACAATCAAAGCCTGACCCAAGCAAAATGAGGAAAAGAAAAATCTGTTTTTTGTTACGATAACACCAATTCAGAGGCATAATGGAGTAAGGTTTCTTTTTCTGAAAGGGATAGGTTCACTGGAAGTTGTGCGATTCCAATAAGCCGTCTTAATAGTTCTGTTCCCCGATAGGCTTGAAGAAGCTTAAAATCAAAAGAATGTGCGTAGTGAGACAGTAAGGAGTTTACTTCTTCAGGTTGAAATCCCGCTAGATCTAAATGTGCCAGGAAAACCCCTAAATCGAATTCTTTGTCTCCGGGGTAGGCGAATTCAGGGTCAATTACCTTCACATTTCCATCAATAGTTAGCCAGCTTCCTGGATAGAAATCCCCATGGAGAATTGTCTGGCCATTTTGAAGGTAGCGATTTCCAAGTGCTTTGATAGTTTCAGTGAGCTGTTGGTTTCTTTTAAATTCTAGACTTAAGGCCTGCAATCCTTTTTGAATTTGATCCAGATCGAGGCCATTGTCTTCTAAGAATGGAAAATGGAAAATATGCTCATGGTTCAATTTTCTCATTGCCAGATTTGCGGGGAAATCATGTGCAGACTCTTGATGTAAGGCATTTAGAAAATTCATCAATTGGATCATTTCCACTGGAAGTTGAGTGGATTTTCGTTGGTATAGGAAAGAAAAATCTGATCCCTTTCCCAAATCCTCCGTGACCAAAATATGGAAATCAGGAAGGTGATTCAGCGTTTTAGGAAGAAACGTTGCCGTGGTCGGATTTTGATTAAGTCTCTGAAAAAAAGCGTATTCGATCTCAATTCGCTCGATAGGTGCAGGAATTTGCGGGTATTTTCTGACGTAAGGCTTGGATTGTTTGAGAATCACCGAACGATGACTGGTGGTTATTCGCAGCACAAGATTCATGTTGCTTTCTCCGGCAGGTTGGACTTCGATCAGCTGTTCATTTTCTTCCCAAATCGGAAGCAAGGCTAGTTCAGCA
Above is a window of Algoriphagus sanaruensis DNA encoding:
- a CDS encoding alpha/beta hydrolase, translating into MLRKIFLGLFATAMILAITYILGPKVDGQKLTIHFPEVPTRVADLEDYLQQREDTVIGLKPGNEAYIQWADSLNKRKTPYSIVYIHGFGAGPMEGDPVHRFLGEHFGANVFVTRLPEHGIRRANGMAYLTAQMLADGVGEAFQIGKSLGDSVIVVGTSMGGALTLLLASQQPELKAAVVYSPAIRDREGRLAGLFKPWTKFIMEKTMTENGAMDMKRTGDKGAYWSEVQHVNAYESLAILMYSEMNEDTFKKITQPLFLGYYYKSDSEQDFVVSVPKMLEMYSQISTTEGQKREKAFPNSGDHVIASSITSQDWQGVLFETIDFLENVVGMTPRSKYEELNAEMNQHQEILEKVN
- a CDS encoding ADP-ribosylglycohydrolase family protein; amino-acid sequence: MPLNWCYRNKKQIFLFLILLGSGFDCQQKNELREETIIRKPLELSKEELYDRILGSLVGGAIGDAMGAPTEMWSREAIQGTFGFVSSLDSMIRETSPEGIWIANLPAGGTTDDTRWKMLTADYLTKQKSDALAPQLFAKSIIEKYESFIKEFDQLKDNSPEGYEETLMKVNWLSEWYKVAVPFVQADYLAYSDSLSKFYGGEMVCAGLLYAPTLGLFYPGDPEIAYQQAYKLSIFDLGYARDLTALSAAMTAAGMNKNASSDSLLASIRIDTEGYFQSRLVGRSAFKLFEQAKWIANEAKKQDSTPDRLALSSPALNFAFQQLDQKQQDMPFHAGEIYLQTLTAMLYADFDFKSTLIFLVNYGRDNDTTAALAGSILGAWKGFNQLPEEERAIALRTNRELLGIDLEAMAAQLTDHIWELSLGK
- a CDS encoding phosphotransferase; this encodes MLTEHSTLAELALLPIWEENEQLIEVQPAGESNMNLVLRITTSHRSVILKQSKPYVRKYPQIPAPIERIEIEYAFFQRLNQNPTTATFLPKTLNHLPDFHILVTEDLGKGSDFSFLYQRKSTQLPVEMIQLMNFLNALHQESAHDFPANLAMRKLNHEHIFHFPFLEDNGLDLDQIQKGLQALSLEFKRNQQLTETIKALGNRYLQNGQTILHGDFYPGSWLTIDGNVKVIDPEFAYPGDKEFDLGVFLAHLDLAGFQPEEVNSLLSHYAHSFDFKLLQAYRGTELLRRLIGIAQLPVNLSLSEKETLLHYASELVLS